One window of Candidatus Methylocalor cossyra genomic DNA carries:
- a CDS encoding DUF1328 domain-containing protein: protein MFSWAVTFLIIAIVAGVLGFSGIAGTAVQIAWILFVVGLILAVVFFVMGRRAPPV from the coding sequence ATGTTCAGCTGGGCCGTGACCTTTCTCATCATCGCCATCGTCGCGGGCGTCCTGGGATTCAGCGGAATCGCGGGCACCGCCGTCCAAATCGCCTGGATTTTGTTCGTGGTGGGCCTCATTCTGGCCGTCGTCTTCTTCGTGATGGGACGGCGTGCGCCGCCCGTCTAG
- the pdxJ gene encoding pyridoxine 5'-phosphate synthase yields the protein MKPVQPILLGVNIDHVATIRQARRTKFPEVVQAALTAEEAGADGITAHLREDRRHIQDRDIELLAALVQTRLNLEMAVTDEMLAIATRVRPAACCLVPERREELTTEGGLDVAGNFDRVRFACEKLGEAGVEVSLFIDPEARQIEAAARAGAPVVELHTGQYAEAASAAARDSELQRLRVAAALAQDAGLIVNAGHGLHYHNVDAVSRIPQIRELNIGHAIVARALFSGLARAVADMKGIMTAARGSIDR from the coding sequence ATGAAGCCCGTGCAGCCTATTCTGTTGGGCGTGAACATCGACCATGTTGCCACCATTCGGCAAGCGCGCCGCACCAAGTTTCCGGAAGTCGTCCAGGCGGCCTTAACCGCCGAGGAGGCCGGTGCCGACGGCATCACCGCGCACCTTAGGGAGGACCGGCGGCATATTCAAGACCGCGACATCGAGTTGCTGGCGGCGCTGGTGCAAACCCGTCTGAATCTGGAAATGGCGGTGACCGACGAGATGCTCGCCATCGCCACCCGAGTGCGGCCCGCGGCTTGCTGCCTGGTGCCAGAACGGCGCGAGGAGCTGACCACGGAGGGGGGGCTGGACGTGGCCGGGAACTTTGACCGGGTGCGTTTCGCCTGTGAGAAGCTGGGCGAAGCGGGGGTGGAGGTTTCCCTGTTCATCGATCCCGAGGCCCGGCAGATCGAGGCGGCGGCCCGGGCCGGAGCGCCGGTGGTGGAATTGCATACCGGCCAGTATGCTGAGGCGGCATCGGCCGCGGCCCGGGACAGCGAGCTACAACGCCTGCGGGTGGCTGCGGCCCTGGCCCAGGACGCGGGCCTGATCGTGAACGCAGGCCATGGCCTACACTACCACAATGTCGACGCCGTGAGCCGGATTCCCCAGATTCGGGAATTGAACATCGGCCATGCCATCGTGGCGCGGGCGCTGTTTTCCGGATTGGCCCGCGCCGTCGCCGACATGAAAGGCATCATGACCGCGGCGCGCGGTTCGATTGACCGGTAA
- the recO gene encoding DNA repair protein RecO, with the protein MMGGFPAGFGRVALAEAVVLHRRAYRETSLLVEAFSADHGRVRLLAKGAQRGRAPLARWLQPFIPLRLSWSGRGELPVVTGAEPGEEAIPLTGQDLFCGFYLNELLLKLLPVHDPHPGVFRLYLAALRQLGAGKGRERTLRDFEVALLDEIGYGLALDREAVSGDAIDPAKRYVYVIDQGPVATDQAGEDTVSGATLIALRQRRFAEAGELAEAKRLLRRVIHAHLNGRTLKSRDLFKPVERKELP; encoded by the coding sequence ATGATGGGCGGGTTCCCGGCCGGATTTGGCCGGGTAGCGTTGGCCGAGGCGGTGGTCCTCCACCGGCGGGCCTATCGTGAGACCAGCCTGCTGGTGGAGGCTTTTTCGGCGGACCATGGTCGTGTGCGGCTCCTAGCCAAGGGCGCGCAACGTGGTCGGGCGCCATTGGCGCGGTGGTTGCAACCATTCATTCCGTTACGGCTTTCCTGGAGCGGCCGCGGCGAGCTTCCCGTGGTGACCGGGGCGGAACCGGGCGAGGAGGCTATCCCGCTGACCGGGCAGGATCTCTTCTGCGGGTTTTATCTCAACGAGCTGCTGCTGAAGTTGCTGCCCGTTCACGATCCCCATCCGGGGGTGTTCCGGCTGTATCTGGCGGCCCTGCGCCAGCTGGGAGCGGGGAAAGGCCGGGAGCGCACGCTGCGCGATTTCGAGGTCGCTCTGCTGGACGAGATCGGCTATGGCCTGGCCCTGGACCGGGAGGCGGTCAGCGGGGATGCCATCGATCCCGCCAAGCGCTATGTTTACGTCATCGACCAAGGTCCGGTGGCAACGGACCAGGCCGGGGAGGATACCGTGAGCGGCGCGACCCTGATTGCCCTTAGGCAGCGGCGTTTTGCCGAGGCCGGGGAACTTGCCGAAGCCAAACGGCTCCTGCGGCGGGTGATCCATGCCCATCTCAATGGCCGCACCCTCAAGAGCCGGGATCTTTTCAAGCCAGTGGAGAGGAAGGAATTGCCATGA
- the era gene encoding GTPase Era encodes MKSGYVALVGRPNVGKSTLLNRLIGQKISITSRRPQTTRYRIHGIKTTAEAQAVFVDTPGLHASEKRAMNRYLNRTASAALQGVDLVVWVIDRPGWLPEDDLVLRRIQVAERPVILAINKVDRLEDKGLLLPFLKEAAARYPFAAMVPLSALKGDNLEALEREILEHLPEGEPIFPEDQITDRSERFLAAEIVREKLLRALGQEVPHALTVEIEKFQTEGALRRIHALIWVEREGQKAIVIGRQGEVLKKVGERARCDMERLFDGKVYLELWVKVKENWSDDERALRSLGFVE; translated from the coding sequence ATGAAATCTGGCTATGTGGCCCTGGTCGGGCGGCCCAATGTCGGCAAATCGACCCTCCTCAATCGCCTGATCGGGCAAAAGATCAGCATTACCTCGCGGCGTCCCCAGACCACCCGGTACCGCATCCACGGCATCAAGACCACCGCCGAGGCCCAGGCGGTATTCGTCGATACGCCGGGGCTCCACGCCAGCGAGAAAAGGGCCATGAATCGCTATCTCAACCGGACCGCCAGCGCGGCGTTGCAGGGCGTGGATCTGGTGGTCTGGGTGATTGACCGCCCCGGCTGGCTGCCCGAGGACGACTTGGTGCTGCGCCGGATCCAGGTCGCCGAGCGGCCCGTGATCCTGGCCATCAACAAGGTCGATCGGCTGGAGGACAAGGGGCTGCTGCTGCCCTTTCTCAAGGAGGCGGCGGCGCGCTACCCCTTCGCCGCTATGGTTCCGTTGTCGGCCTTGAAGGGCGACAATCTGGAGGCCCTGGAACGGGAGATTCTGGAACACCTACCGGAAGGTGAGCCGATCTTCCCGGAGGACCAGATCACCGATCGGTCGGAACGCTTCCTGGCCGCTGAGATCGTCCGCGAGAAGCTGCTGCGAGCCCTGGGTCAGGAAGTGCCCCACGCGCTCACGGTGGAGATTGAGAAATTCCAGACCGAAGGTGCCCTGCGGCGCATCCATGCGCTCATCTGGGTGGAGCGGGAAGGGCAGAAGGCCATCGTGATCGGACGTCAGGGCGAGGTGTTAAAGAAGGTCGGCGAGCGGGCGCGGTGCGACATGGAACGACTGTTCGACGGCAAGGTTTACCTGGAGCTGTGGGTCAAGGTGAAGGAAAACTGGTCCGACGACGAGCGGGCCCTGCGCAGCTTGGGATTTGTCGAGTGA
- the rnc gene encoding ribonuclease III, which produces MILDRQKLAKQLGVQFRNPALVKRALTHRSAEADNNERLEFLGDSVLGFVIAECLYERFAEADEGVLSRLRATLVNQTALANLARKLNLGEFLILGSGELKSGGYRRDSILSDALEALIGALLVDQGMEACRRWILQLFAEQIEALSVNDWKKDPKTRLQELMQAHGLELPVYILKSVVGQPHDQSFVVQCRVSLTPETCEGTGSSRKKAEQQAAEKMLTKLAQEFGLKP; this is translated from the coding sequence TTGATATTGGATCGGCAGAAGCTCGCCAAACAGTTGGGGGTGCAGTTTCGCAATCCGGCCCTGGTGAAGCGGGCGCTGACCCATCGCAGCGCCGAGGCGGATAACAACGAGCGCCTGGAATTCCTGGGGGATTCTGTGCTCGGTTTTGTCATCGCGGAATGTTTGTATGAAAGGTTCGCCGAGGCCGACGAAGGGGTATTGAGCCGGCTGCGCGCCACCTTGGTCAATCAGACGGCGCTGGCCAATCTGGCCCGTAAACTGAACCTGGGGGAGTTTCTCATCCTGGGGTCCGGGGAATTGAAAAGTGGCGGCTATCGGCGCGATTCGATCCTGTCGGATGCCTTGGAAGCCTTGATCGGCGCCTTGCTCGTCGATCAGGGCATGGAGGCCTGCCGACGTTGGATCTTGCAGCTGTTTGCCGAGCAGATCGAAGCGCTGTCGGTAAACGACTGGAAAAAGGATCCTAAAACCCGACTGCAGGAGTTGATGCAGGCGCACGGCCTCGAATTGCCGGTCTATATCCTCAAGTCGGTGGTGGGACAACCGCATGATCAAAGCTTCGTCGTGCAGTGCCGGGTGTCCTTAACCCCGGAAACCTGCGAAGGCACCGGTTCGTCCCGCAAGAAGGCGGAACAGCAGGCGGCAGAGAAAATGCTGACCAAGCTGGCCCAAGAATTCGGACTCAAACCATGA
- a CDS encoding DUF4845 domain-containing protein → MDEETTTVTGTDMGDTGNRQGGMTFLGFLFFMALLGFFATLVLKIGPIYLNHFKVRSSLESLKNNGDLPSLSKQEIVSLLMKRWNIEMVDDILSPDNVAVTKEPDRTKVQVVYDVTKPIFGNIDVVVHFDDAIEVKPH, encoded by the coding sequence ATGGATGAGGAAACCACCACTGTTACGGGCACTGACATGGGCGATACCGGCAACCGCCAGGGCGGTATGACCTTCCTTGGGTTTTTATTCTTCATGGCTTTGCTGGGCTTCTTCGCGACCTTGGTACTGAAGATCGGCCCGATTTACCTAAATCACTTCAAGGTGCGTTCGAGCCTAGAATCCCTGAAGAATAACGGAGATCTCCCGTCCCTGAGCAAGCAGGAAATCGTCAGCCTGCTGATGAAGCGCTGGAATATCGAAATGGTCGACGACATCCTGTCGCCGGACAACGTGGCGGTCACCAAGGAGCCGGACCGGACCAAGGTGCAGGTCGTCTATGACGTGACCAAGCCTATCTTCGGCAACATTGATGTGGTTGTGCATTTCGACGATGCCATCGAGGTGAAGCCCCATTGA